From Mytilus edulis chromosome 9, xbMytEdul2.2, whole genome shotgun sequence, the proteins below share one genomic window:
- the LOC139487878 gene encoding uncharacterized protein, whose translation MRRESMDFFKGVFRAAFVLPFSAGNVDEKNGSHDGSLAGLLLMTTSIAILSEILMIGFSTNETISSKFSVGLAVLSFLSALAIVLCVCISLYVSSKGNSVFRILPWNTCNTIRLRFLWIFCFSCIISRTLDMTFYIDCLTNSMTLKFTEDNIVYDLVCIVFYVVQTAFITYFSHSRFTRHLGIYYGLLIIFLTNISVICYALAFTFKPKEVDMVDILNLTTISHHTSSNTSCYKSSMYAVLMKIDPFLLPAFCEYSLVSITFIMNMWPKFGLKNDEFVLDDISLDVNRETSESTSNLRGSINGRSDSTNSRRNNERIPLLDNSESSTNYRQHRIRRFISISVPILLYLPSVILYCLHISKVPSVHLGLTMSIAVGDTIELLLYVKCFYSLQTQCKPLKQKECTSLDSGDYILIASAVAAISYYTVKLMSNIYNVNSEATYAIGFYKLVIDIIAAYFQTVFILQMKKYAKAFNISSWASVEYTCLLMSFMNLCSWAADTLIVSQYVYQNDAPYHFFGSSDWTEIFGFLYPFVIFYRFNAFVSFYGLYDRLKR comes from the coding sequence ATGAGAAGGGAAAGTATGGATTTCTTTAAAGGAGTATTTCGAGCAGCATTTGTTTTACCGTTTTCGGCCGGTAATGTAGACGAGAAGAATGGTTCACACGACGGCAGCCTGGCAGGACTTTTACTGATGACTACTTCAATCGCTATCCTTTCTGAGATATTGATGATTGGGTTTTCAACTAACGAGACTATTTCGTCTAAATTCAGCGTTGGACTAGCAGTCTTATCATTTCTATCTGCTCTAGCGATTGTACTTTGCGTGTGTATAAGTTTATACGTGTCATCAAAAGGGAACAGTGTGTTTCGTATTTTACCATGgaatacatgtaatacaataaGACTCAGGTTTTTGTGGATTTTTTGTTTCAGCTGTATTATTTCAAGAACATTGGACATGACTTTTTATATTGATTGTCTAACTAACTCAATGACATTAAAATTTACAGAAGACAATATAGTATATGATCTCGTCTGTATAGTATTTTACGTTGTACAAACTGCATTCATAACATATTTTTCGCATTCGCGATTTACCAGACATCTTGGTATTTATTATGGATTACTTATTATATTCctgacaaatatttctgtaatatGTTATGCCTTGGCTTTTACTTTTAAACCCAAGGAAGTTGACATGGTTGACATTTTGAATTTGACGACCATTAGCCATCACACTTCGAGTAATACTTCTTGCTACAAGTCAAGTATGTACGCGGTATTGATGAAGATTGATCCTTTCTTGCTACCGGCATTTTGTGAATATTCGCTTGTTTCAATAACATTTATTATGAATATGTGGCCAAAATTTGGATTGAAAAATGACGAATTTGTGCTTGATGATATTTCACTTGACGTAAACAGAGAAACGTCAGAGTCGACGAGCAATTTAAGAGGGTCGATAAATGGTAGGTCAGATTCGACAAATAGCAGGCGGAATAATGAGCGCATTCCTTTATTAGACAACTCTGAAAGCTCAACAAACTACAGACAACACCGTATAAGAAGATTTATAAGCATATCTGTTCCTATTCTTCTTTATCTGCCGTCAGTTATATTATACTGTTTACACATTTCAAAAGTACCATCTGTACATTTAGGCTTAACAATGTCAATTGCTGTAGGAGATACTATTGAGCTGCTTTTGTACGTGAAATGTTTTTACTCTCTTCAGACGCAATGTAAACCCTTGAAACAAAAGGAATGTACATCTCTTGATTCTGGTGATTACATTCTTATTGCAAGTGCGGTTGCAGCAATATCATATTACACGGTAAAACTTATGTCAAATATTTACAATGTCAACTCTGAAGCTACATATGCTATAGGTTTTTATAAACTTGTTATTGATATTATCGCCGCTTATTTCCAAACAGTTTTCATcttacaaatgaaaaaatatgcGAAGGCTTTTAATATTTCCTCATGGGCGTCTGTTGAATATACATGTTTATTAATGTCTTTTATGAATTTATGCTCGTGGGCGGCTGATACTCTAATAGTTTCACAATATGTTTATCAGAATGACGCACCATATCATTTCTTTGGGTCATCTGACTGGACAGAAATCTTTGGATTTTTGTACCCATTTGTGATCTTTTACAGATTCAATGCTTTCGTATCCTTTTATGGTTTGTATGATAGATTGAAACGTTAA
- the LOC139487879 gene encoding uncharacterized protein produces MSILNYRYITPPDMLRRVLHAALLMPFTAGLVTKRENGGFSVHDASISGLVLLTTLVIAILEVMLIFPTKHSRWLIVGLLALAICLLIACSLLVHIKSHWKVFHRRQVTHKLKLAFLWLFCFGNIVSQAMKLSLHIQCNIRESLSQKAVFYIITWLFDLGQTIFIVYFSKFRFANIKCFYYILMFLFVANISLWTHKNVDLYFEDKNDILNTSGHLCNNATTLYKAERILKPFLDPVLLEYCLLSMIFISQMWPKQKVALDTMNLLDSSSFSQETGEHFQLLSGHITVRNRHMNRKSKCIVGLGILFCLSFIIIQCILMYIPKYNQAGGPNTYYLVGNILRIPLTIKCFHALAGELQPKERPRKIINIQHFIILSTSLATCGYYILESLGSRNRAQFHDIRIHLNTVVRVIVTILQTTFILQMKQYRKFSSSNSVLSIRNIFLVMCFVNFNTWFSYTFISVPYHAYTNQPVFNSNTWLKFKHFWVPFVMFYHFECFIMFYHFYKE; encoded by the exons ATGAGCATACTGAACTATCG ATACATCACGCCACCAGATATGCTACGAAGGGTTTTACATGCTGCACTGTTAATGCCTTTTACAGCAGGACTAGTGACTAAGCGGGAAAATGGCGGATTTTCGGTTCATGATGCAAGTATATCCGGACTTGTACTATTAACTACCCTAGTTATAGCAATTCTTGAAGTGATGTTGATATTTCCAACCAAACATTCTAGATGGTTAATAGTTGGATTACTAGCTCTTGCCATATGTTTGTTAATCGCTTGTAGCTTACTAGTTCACATAAAAAGTCATTGGAAGGTTTTTCATAGACGACAAGTTACACACAAACTGAAATTAGCGTTTTTGTGGCTCTTTTGCTtcggaaatatcgtatcacagGCAATGAAATTATCTCTTCATATTCAATGTAATATACGCGAGTCATTATCACAGAAAGCAGTCTTCTATATAATTACTTGGCTTTTCGATCTAGGACAAACCATATTCATTGtatatttctcaaaattcagatttgcaAATATTAAGTGTTTCTATTATATActgatgtttttgtttgttgcaaATATTTCTTTGTGGACACATAAAAATGTAGACTTGTACTTTGAAGACAAAAATGACATTCTGAATACATCTGGACACCTATGCAACAACGCAACAACTCTGTATAAAGCAGAAAGAATACTTAAGCCATTTCTGGATCCAGTGTTACTTGAATATTGTCTGTTAAGTATGATATTCATTTCTCAAATGTGGCCAAAGCAGAAAGTGGCACTTGACACTATGAATTTATTAGATTCTTCTTCCTTTTCTCAGGAAACTGGAGAACATTTCCAACTTTTATCGGGACATATAACAGTTCGTAACAGGCATATGAATAGAAAGTCGAAGTGTATAGTCGGACTTggtatattattttgtttatctttcATCATAATCCAGTGTATTTTAATGTACATTCCAAAGTATAACCAAGCTGGTGGTCCGAATACATACTATCTTGTCGGAAACATTTTGCGAATACCGCTCACAATAAAGTGCTTTCATGCATTAGCTGGAGAACTACAACCAAAGGAAAGGCCACGGAAAATaatcaacattcaacattttatAATCCTTTCAACATCTCTTGCTACTTGTGGTTATTATATTCTGGAAAGTCTCGGAAGTCGTAATCGCGCACAGTTTCACGACATCAGAATCCATCTGAATACAGTTGTTAGAGTAATTGTCACGATTTTACAGACAACTTTTATCCTACAGATGAAGCAATATCGGAAGTTCAGCAGTTCTAATTCTGTATTATCAATCAGAAACATTTTTCTTGTAATGTGTTTTGTAAATTTCAACACTTGGTTTTCGTATACCTTTATTTCTGTACCTTACCATGCTTACACTAATCAACCAGTTTTTAACAGTAATACTTGGCTGAAATTTAAGCATTTCTGGGTTCCGTTTGTTATGTTCTATCATTTTGAATGCTTTataatgttttatcatttttacaaagAATGA